One stretch of Bombina bombina isolate aBomBom1 chromosome 7, aBomBom1.pri, whole genome shotgun sequence DNA includes these proteins:
- the LOC128636709 gene encoding olfactory receptor 1E5-like: protein MIFIGVLLLYLLAVLGNMIITILACTVSQLHTPMYFFLCNLSVQDIIYVSTILPKLLAITITRDRSIFFSSCITQLFLFALCLVTEFFLLTSMAYDRYVAICNALRYSLIMNRMVCILLATICWIVGTFNSLLFTLMMSKLSFSKEQEVSHFFCDPQTVLKNSCSDTTIIKTLVTMQGLFLGCCPFILILSSYMFIIFTILKIQTSAGRLKAFSSCSSHLMVVFLFYGASLGLNMKPKSEDQQEIEKVLSMLYIAVVPVLNPLVYSLRNRDVFRAMKTCFKHVFPF from the coding sequence ATGATTTTTATTGGTGTTTTACTCTTGTATCTTCTGGCTGTGCTTGGTAACATGATTATAACCATCCTTGCATGTACGGTGTCCCAACTGCACACACCAATGTATTTCTTCCTGTGTAATTTATCAGTTCAGGATATTATTTATGTATCTACCATTTTGCCAAAGCTATTGGCCATCACAATCACACGAGACAGGAGCATTTTTTTCTCAAGCTGCATTACACAGTTATTTCTGTTTGCCTTGTGTCTTGTTACAGAATTTTTCCTGTTGACTTCAATGGCATATGACCGCTATGTGGCCATTTGTAATGCTCTACGCTATTCTCTTATCATGAACAGGATGGTGTGCATCCTTCTCGCCACCATTTGTTGGATTGTTGGTACCTTTAATTCATTGTTATTCACTCTAATGATGTCTAAGTTATCATTTTCTAAAGAACAAGAAGTCAGTCATTTCTTTTGTGATCCTCAAACAGTGCTAAAGAACTCCTGTAGTGATACCACAATCATAAAGACATTAGTAACCATGCAGGGATTATTCTTAGGTTGCTGTCCATTTATACTAATTTTATCTTCATATATGTTCATCATTTTTACCATCCTAAAGATTCAAACCTCAGCTGGAAGACTTAAGGCCTTCTCAAGCTGTTCCTCACATCTTATGGTGGTCTTTCTTTTCTATGGTGCCTCTTTGGGATTGAACATGAAACCAAAGTCTGAGGatcaacaggaaatagaaaaagttCTCTCTATGTTGTACATTGCTGTGGTTCCAGTGTTAAATCCACTAGTTTATAGCTTGAGAAACAGAGATGTTTTCAGAGCTATGAAAACTTGTTTTAAACATGTGTTTCCATTTTAG